The following DNA comes from Halobacillus litoralis.
ATCTTGTGAAACTCATAGACTACTAATGGGTCTTTATACGTATATTCTACAAATGGCTTCCCCGTCTCCATCGCCCACGAAATCAAATACTTTGAGTGGAAAACAGCAACGATATCATCGATGTCCTCCCCATAGACTGGATACCTTGTAAAAGGATGCTGGATGACCATATCACGGACTTCTTCAAAAGAAGCAGCCTCAGAAATGGCAATCATATCAACACGTGGTGTCTTCAATACATCCTTAACGTTTAGATTATAAAAATCCAGCACACCTTTAATACGGTGGGATTCCGCTTCATTAAAAGTCCCTTCGGAATCAGCGATATCAACCATCGTGCGCAGCTCTTCTTTAGAGATGGATACATCGGTGGTTTGTCCTTTAGCTAGTGCTCGGGTAATGAATCCTGTCAACCAGTTCAGGACAATGGTGATCGGCTTGAAAATGACTACAAAAAAACGAATCACAGGCGAAACAGTCATAGCAATCCGATCGGGAAATGCAGCAGCAATGGATTTTGGGAGAACTTCAGAAAAAATAATGATGGTTATTGTCAAAATAGCTGAAGCAAGCCCGACACTGAACCCATACTCGATAGCTAACGTTGTCACAAGTGTCGGTAGCAATATGTTAGCAATGTTATTCCCAATAAGTATAGTCGTTATGAATTCACTCGGCCGTGAAAGTAGACTTAAAAGTTTTCCGGCTTTTTTATTATTTTTATTAGCTCTGGATTGCAGCCTCATTTTATTGGCAGCTGTAAGTGCTGTTTCACTTCCTGAAAAGAAAAGCGAAACAAATAATAATAGGATGATCGCAATGACCACTAGCAAATTCCCCCCTGGATATGTACATTCGTCACTAGACTTTGATTATATAATATTTCTTTTATTACAGTAAAAAATTATCGCTCACAAACCATCTTACCCTGCCTGTCCATTTCTTTAACATCCATATCAGCTCTTCATCTGGAAGATTTGATTTCGGGATATTTGATGAGTGAAGCGAACTATTCCCCGCCGCCATTTGCTATATTGTTTCTCACCCACCAGCGTTCATTAATGATTCATAAATCTCTTTGGTCCTCGAACTCTCATCCCTGCTCAATATCAGATGATCATCTTTGCCTTTGCTGGAAACGTAGAGAAATGGCCCCTCGTTCTTTTGGACAAATAGTAATATACCATTGTATGGGTCTTCCAAACGAAACCGGCCTTTCAGTTGACCGGCGGCTGCAAATCCGTTTGTCTTAATGATGATTTCGGGCATAGTATCAAGCAATTCAACCGAAGTGATTTCTTCCATCGGCCATTCGACACCATACATCCCTGAGACCTCAAAACTCTCTTCTGTAATGATGACTTCATTCTCCATTAATCCGAGCGCCATCAATCCGCCGATAAACATGAAAGTGGCAGCTGAAATAATTCCGGTAATCCACACCATCTTCTTCCTTTTTCGAGGAACTTCATAACGCTGGATCCAGACTATCCCAACCATCAGCACTATTGAAAAAATTCCTATGCTGACCTCAAAGCCAAAGGGAACTGATGAAAGTCCTAACAAAAAAGAGAGGACAAGCAAGTAGAACGTGTACTTTAATAGTATACCGAGAGCATTGATATACCCATTGTATATTAATATTTCTTTTTCTTCCTCAGGTCGACTGCCGAATCCTGATAACAGTCCATATTCTTTTTTCTTCACTACTAAATACGTCAATCCGCCATAGATAATTAACGACCATACCATAACGATAATGAAAACGATTCTTCCTGTATCAATCAAGAGGATTCATCCTCCTTTTCAACTACTGCTGTTCCTGCCAACCAGTCATAGATATTCCTCCTTTTCTTATTTGTAAATGGGACGATTAAGTAAAGTAAAATAGCGACGTTCACTGTGTTCAGGACTATATAAAGGGTCTTTTCAGAGTAACTTGTCGGAAGCATCAACCGCCAAATTGCGAAATGTGCCACTTCCCAGGGCAGAAATTTAATGGCAGTCCGTATAAGAGACCGACTCAACCCTAGTCGATCTCCTTGATCATTCACCACTTGTAAACTCATCTTCCTTTTTCCCCAGGTTCCTTTCCATTTTGAACATTCACTCAAAATAAAGTAAAGAGAGACAGGTGCTGTCATCATCACAAAACCCGTGATCTGAGCTATAACAGGAGAATTGGAAAATAAAAAATTCAAGGGCTGCCTGAACAACAAAGAAACACTCCCCACCACAAAAATCCCATAAGACAAAATGAGGAGATAGTCCAGCAAAAAAGCCAAAACGCGCATTTTAAAAGGGGCATAGTTCATAACCTTCCGACACTCCTCTAAAAGGATTCATTTCTTCTATTATAGTTTTGTCCTGTATTAACTGACAATGGAGAGGTGTTCACCTCAAGTTGTTTTGGTATTCTTTTTTGTCTCAAGGGGCTTACACACTTATCTCACGCTATCAATAACAGGGTAAGATTAAGAAAACTCCGCCATTTATTTTCATTGATTCTTCTATTGACCTTGTTCTTCACTGCTAATAGAATAGCCGAAAGAAAAATGAAACGCTTTTTCTTCGAGGATTTTTCATTAGAAAGAAGAGGGTCATGAATGTTTTACCGCATGACGGTATATGTACTTGGTATGTTTGTCAATTACTTCGGCGTCGCGCTTTTGATCAAAGCTACCTTAGGAGCAGGATTTTGGACAGCCTTGTTTGTCGGAATCTCTGATAAGCTCGGCCTGACTGTTGGTATATGGTATGGAATTTTCCAGTTTGTCTTCATTTTTATCAACGGATGGTTGATGAAACAAAAGCCGGAAATCAGAGCGTTGCTGCCACTTGTTTTAGAAAGCTTGATTTTAGACTTTTGGCTGGAGATGGTCTTTAAAAATATGAGCCTGGCCTCCGCTCCGTTTATCGTGCAGCTCATCACGTTAGGAATAGGAGTTGTCTTCAGCGCTCTCGGGGTATCGATATACATTCTCCCGCAATTGCCAAGAGCCCCTGTCGATCAATTGTTTTTAGTAATCTCAAAAAAATTCAAACTCACTTTACGAATGAGTCAGACTGCTGTTGCGCTCACAACTTCTACATCGGCCCTCTTGATCGGCG
Coding sequences within:
- a CDS encoding YczE/YyaS/YitT family protein, which encodes MFYRMTVYVLGMFVNYFGVALLIKATLGAGFWTALFVGISDKLGLTVGIWYGIFQFVFIFINGWLMKQKPEIRALLPLVLESLILDFWLEMVFKNMSLASAPFIVQLITLGIGVVFSALGVSIYILPQLPRAPVDQLFLVISKKFKLTLRMSQTAVALTTSTSALLIGGPVGLGTAVGVAFAGVLIQYFYTYGYPLYYLYHPHYRQRFQPVL
- a CDS encoding RDD family protein — its product is MNYAPFKMRVLAFLLDYLLILSYGIFVVGSVSLLFRQPLNFLFSNSPVIAQITGFVMMTAPVSLYFILSECSKWKGTWGKRKMSLQVVNDQGDRLGLSRSLIRTAIKFLPWEVAHFAIWRLMLPTSYSEKTLYIVLNTVNVAILLYLIVPFTNKKRRNIYDWLAGTAVVEKEDESS
- a CDS encoding hemolysin family protein; this encodes MVIAIILLLFVSLFFSGSETALTAANKMRLQSRANKNNKKAGKLLSLLSRPSEFITTILIGNNIANILLPTLVTTLAIEYGFSVGLASAILTITIIIFSEVLPKSIAAAFPDRIAMTVSPVIRFFVVIFKPITIVLNWLTGFITRALAKGQTTDVSISKEELRTMVDIADSEGTFNEAESHRIKGVLDFYNLNVKDVLKTPRVDMIAISEAASFEEVRDMVIQHPFTRYPVYGEDIDDIVAVFHSKYLISWAMETGKPFVEYTYKDPLVVYEFHKIEWVFRKMTKEKKHMAIVLDEYGGTEGVLTHEDVIEAMIGLEIEDEMDLESDSIIEKVSETEMICDGKITLRRLNSFFDTEIPEEEDVLAGYLLKEFNDFPGEGDVLEQSNLTFKVLEIEGRMIRKVQIIK